The sequence below is a genomic window from Dermacentor andersoni chromosome 6, qqDerAnde1_hic_scaffold, whole genome shotgun sequence.
GCTAAGGCAGGAGAAAGTGGAGAAAGGCTCGATGAGTTGCGACGCGAAAATGCGGAAAATGAATGTGTCCTTGCAGTGCCTGGTCCTTGTGTTGTGTTCTGCACCTGAAGTTTTTGCCCTGTGAACGGATGCCTTAAGTTGTGTGACAGCTGCCCGAATTTTTGCCCAAATGTCGCGATTTAAACCCGCGCTTCAGCCCGAGATTTTGCGGGCTCACCAGAAAGACGAGCAACACATCTTGTCGCTGCAAAAGGATGTGTCAGAAATTGCCCGTGCTGTGCTCGGAATGCGACCATGGATGCGGTGGCGTTTAGAGGTGGATGCATTAGCCAGCCTCATATACTACTGCGCAACGACGCTGAGTGGCTTCCAGACTTTGGGCGAGGAATACGTGCACATTTTGCAACTCGGCCGGTCCCTCAAGACGGTCCCCACGCTTGCTCAGAGGCTCACATTCGTACTCTTGCAGTCATTCGGAAGTAACTTGATCCGCGGGACGTTAAAGCTCATCAAGAAAGAACGAACAGTTGACGGTGAAGCGCTGAGCACGCTCGTTACAAGAGCGttgcaagtgcacacgatattgTTCTATCTTCTCGGCGGATACTACAGTCCTGCCAAGAGGTTGACAGGAATCAGATATGTACTGATAAGAAACTGGCTTTCTACGCCAGATGTTGCGCGCTACTACAAAGTGTTAGGCTGGCTGTCGCTCATTGAGTTCGGGGTGTCACTTCAGTCAGCTGTTAGGTCGCTCAAAACGTCGGGAACCAGTGATAATATTCACTCCGAGTTATCGAAGTATAGCTGTTGCATGTGCGTCGACTCTGCGAAGAATGCTTCTGTGATACCTTGTGGCCACGTCTACTGCTGGTATTGCATCACGGGCTGGTTGAGAACTAACAAACAGTGCCCTTTGTGCAGAATGCCTTGTGAACCACAGCAAACAGTACTGCTTCAGAATGTACGGTGACTTTGTATGCAGCACGTGATGCGAACACATCTCTTCTGACTACAACCACTTACTGAAAAGGAAACGGCCAAAACTTCTCTAGAGACTCACAAGTCCTAAAAATGTTAACATGGTACTGAAGCATTCG
It includes:
- the LOC126522602 gene encoding peroxisome assembly protein 10-B-like, which translates into the protein MSRFKPALQPEILRAHQKDEQHILSLQKDVSEIARAVLGMRPWMRWRLEVDALASLIYYCATTLSGFQTLGEEYVHILQLGRSLKTVPTLAQRLTFVLLQSFGSNLIRGTLKLIKKERTVDGEALSTLVTRALQVHTILFYLLGGYYSPAKRLTGIRYVLIRNWLSTPDVARYYKVLGWLSLIEFGVSLQSAVRSLKTSGTSDNIHSELSKYSCCMCVDSAKNASVIPCGHVYCWYCITGWLRTNKQCPLCRMPCEPQQTVLLQNVR